TTTGTAAAGGATAGTGAGGAGGAGAGTGATAAACTTCCATTTAACTCAAACCCCCAGGATATTCTTTTTATTAAATCAAGTATGACAATACCTCTTGTTGTTTCTAATAAACTTTTAGGAGTTATATCTTTAGCAAAAACCAATAGAGAAGAGACCTTCTCGGATTTAGACTTCTCAAATATGGTATCCTTTGTAGAGTATGTATCCCTTACTATAGATAACCTTTATAAGTATATGGAGTTATTGGAAAAGAGTGAGATGAAAAGGGAGATGAACATCGCTTCTGAGATTCAAACCCAACTACTTCCTAAAAAAATACCAGTACTTCCTAATGTTGATATCTCTGCATTTTCTGATAGTGCTAGGGGTATAAGTGGAGACTATTACGATATTTATAAAATAAGTAAGGATAAGAGTGTTGCAACAGTTTGTGATGTAGCAGGTAAGGGGATTGCAGCGGCATTAGTTCTAGTAATTATTAGAACAATTTTGCAACTAGCATCAAACTCTAAATCTACAGCTAAAGACCTATTAACTTTTTTAAATAAGAGTATTTCCGACAGGGTTAAAACTGATTATTTTGCTACCTTATCTGTACTTGTATATGATAATAGTAATAATAGCATAACACTCTCTATAGCTGGGGATACTCCAGTTTTAATTTATAGAAGTAAAGAACAGGTTGTAGAGAGAATTACCCATAGTGATGTACCAGTTGGTATTGATAATACTACAATATACTCTAATAAAAGTATCTCTCTAAATGAAGATGATGTTCTCTATATGTTTTCAGATGGACTACTAGAGGTAAGAAATGACTTTAATGATGTATTCTCAATTAACGAACTGGAATCATTTATATTAGAGCACTCTAATAACAGAACTGAGACTATAACAGTTCTATTAAAGGACTACCTAAATGAGTTTAGAGGAGCCCAAAATAGAATTGATGATGAGACTGTAATCGTATTTAAGAAGATTTAGTTAAGTTATTTATTGATAATAATAAGTATAGAGATAGTCCTATTAAAGATCCACCTATGATTCTAGTTATTAAATTAGAAACTCCTAGGGGAAATAGGGCTATTAAAAGACCTAAAACAATAAGAATTATACCAGCAGAAGTCTCCTTTACCCTAATAATAGCCATAACCCCAATAAAAAAGATAAGTAGACCAATTATTACAAAGACCAAACTAGATATTGTAACTGCTATTTTACCAGTGTTAAAAACAAGAACTATTCCCGCTATAAGTAAAATGGCAGCTTTTACACCATCATATACCCAACCCTTTCTAAATTTAATAAGAATTACAGAAGAAATTAAAGAGTTAAAACCTATGATGATAAAATAAAACCCTAGTATAAAAAGCAGTATAGATAGTAGTGAAGTTGGATTTATAACTAAAACCAATCCTAAAATAAGCATGATAGAGAATTTAATATTTTTTAGTACAATATCATTATTCATTATTTATCTCCTTAAGTTGTTAACATTATAATTATACAAAAAAAGCAGTAATCCGGTGATTACTGTATTACAATCTCATTTATAAAAAAAGCAGTAATCACTTGATTACTGCAACAACAAATCTAAAAACATAACTGCGAGGTTTATGATTTTTTACATTTGGAAAAACTATACG
Above is a genomic segment from Thiospirochaeta perfilievii containing:
- a CDS encoding DUF308 domain-containing protein → MNNDIVLKNIKFSIMLILGLVLVINPTSLLSILLFILGFYFIIIGFNSLISSVILIKFRKGWVYDGVKAAILLIAGIVLVFNTGKIAVTISSLVFVIIGLLIFFIGVMAIIRVKETSAGIILIVLGLLIALFPLGVSNLITRIIGGSLIGLSLYLLLSINNLTKSS